The following proteins come from a genomic window of Chiroxiphia lanceolata isolate bChiLan1 chromosome 16, bChiLan1.pri, whole genome shotgun sequence:
- the MAFK gene encoding transcription factor MafK yields the protein MTTNPKPNKALKVKEESGENAPVLSDDELVSMSVRELNQHLRGLTKEEVIRLKQRRRTLKNRGYAASCRIKRVTQKEELERQRVELQQEVEKLARENSSMKLELDALRSKYEALQTFARTVARGPITPTKVATTSVITIVKSAEISSSSVPFSAAS from the exons ATGACGACTAATCCCAAACCGAACAAGGCATTAAAG GTAAAGGAGGAGTCAGGAGAGAATGCCCCAGTGCTGAGTGATGATGAACTCGTGTCAATGTCCGTACGGGAGCTGAACCAGCACCTGAGGGGTCTCACCAAAGAGGAGGTCATCCGTCTGAAGCAGCGGAGGCGCACGCTGAAGAACCGGGGCTACGCTGCCAGCTGCCGCATCAAGCGCGTGACTCAGAAAGAGGAGCTCGAGAGGCAGCGGGTTGAGCTGCAGCAAGAGGTGGAGAAGCTGgccagagaaaacagcagcatgaAGCTAGAGCTGGATGCCTTGCGCTCCAAGTACGAAGCACTCCAGACCTTTGCTCGTACCGTGGCGCGAGGGCCTATTACCCCGACCAAAGTTGCCACCACCAGTGTCATCACCATCGTGAAATCAGCCGAAATCTCATCCAGTTCTGTGCCGTTTTCAGCAGCGTCCTAG